The Mustela nigripes isolate SB6536 chromosome 8, MUSNIG.SB6536, whole genome shotgun sequence DNA segment TTTTAGGAAGGAACACCTGGCTAGAGTCACAGGCCGAATATTACCGCAGCCAGCTCCCAGGTCtctgcagaagcagggagaggtggaggggaaTGCACAAGATGGCGAGGTCATCTCTGGGGAGCACTGGAGAGTTTCACACAGGGGCCCCTGCTCCCTACTACTCAGTCCCAGTTAGGGGGCCGTCCAGGCCACTCGGGGAGGTGGGTCCTGGTACGTGTGATGCAGGATAGAGGCAAGAAGCTACAATAGGAGAAAAAGGTCCTCTATCCCACTCAGCACACAAAGCTGCTATTAGCATGTCCAAGTTTGCATAGGATAGGAAGTTAAGGCCACACTTTCCCCCAACCAACCTTCACTTCGGTTAGAggactttgtttttataaaaccaCAATCTGTATTGGGTTTCTGGGACCACGCAAGTAACGTAAACAAAGCTGGCCTGGTGTGAGACaagagggagtggtggggactatGGCAAACACATCTCCTGGGGAAGAGGGCGGCTACAACTCCACTCCTTCTCGCTGTTGCTCTTTGAGAAGGTGGACCAGTGCTGCTGAGGCTGGACCTTCCAATTTCTTAACCAAAGACAGAATTCGCATGTAAGATTTTTGTGAGAGCCTGGGCTCTGAACCAGACTTTCCAGGTTCAAATTCTGGCCAATTACTTACCCTCGCTGGGCATCAATTTTTGCCATCTGCAAAACAGAGATAAATCTTCCTGCCAAGACACACACCCTGACTGTAATTGCAGGAAAGTATCGGGAAAACCAGACTGAGGTAGCATTCTACAAAACCACAGGCCTGGACTCCAAAAATGCTGATGTTCAAAAGGACAAGGAAAGACTGCTCCAAATTTGAAGCAACTAAAGAGACGTGACAAGTGAATGCCACACACGAGCCTGATGGGAAAAATCATGGCTAGAAAAGACACGATCAGGACAAGTGGAAAATATTCAGGAGTACTGCGTCAATGTCAAATTTCCTGAATCCGATCAGCGAATTGAGGTTAGGGAGAAGAATGTCCTCTCCTCGGTTTGAGGAGGAAGCATTTAGGCATGAAGGATGATATCTGCGGCTAAAGCACGTGGGCtcgggagagagacagacatgtCTTCCTCCTTCACTTTGGTATTTGTGATTCTCCTCCTTGCTGAGGTCAAACAGGcaccactctgccttcttgtctCTGCCTTCCCAAAAAGGCGTCCCTGCACCGTCTGTTTAGGGCCACGTTTTTCACACCTGGTGCcttttgttggtgattttgctgcttttttgaagatttttttatttttattttatggaggcTCCACGCCCAACAGGGGACTTGAACTACatggctctgagatcaagactcgcACAGACCACCAaatgacccagccaggcaccccggtgattttgctatttaaaaagaaggcagtggggcacctggctggctcatttggtggaGCGTGCAACTCTGGGTCtcggggttctgagttcaagccccacgttgggtgcagagatgactttaaaaaaaagtctttttggaAAAGCTTCCTTTAGGTACAAGATCCTGTGCTGTTAGCCATGAGTGAgtaaggtgtctttaaacagaaatgcacacaggggtgcctggctggctcagtgagtcaaGCATGCAACTCTCagtgtcagggttgtgagtctgagccctaCACTGTGTGCAGAGATTActcaaaaactgaaacaaaacaaaaacaaacacataaaacaaggttaccTACTGCACACCTGGCAGAATACAAGACAAAGGCCCGTAGGAACCTAACCCCACAGGAGCAATGGTTCGACACCAGCTAATTCCTAGAACACAACTGCTATAGATGACAAGAATTGATGATCTATGTATTTCAGTCACTATACATGCAACTTTTTCAGAGgtctgaaaattttcaaaaatcaaacgttagaaagtttttttttggCATAGAATCTCCCCTGATTAGAGCACCAGGAAAAGGACCAGCAGGCAGTCCAGACccaacaaatacacacacaagaGGTGTCCCTTATGAATATATTTCTGTGTGCacgcatgcgcgcgcgcacacacacacacacacacacgacactgaacggggcagggggtggtcaagacagaaaagacaagaagCATCAAGTGGCACAGACACacgggagggggagggacaaagggagcgTCTGTCTGTCCTCACTCTGGCTCCCACCGGCGGCCTCCTACTGGGAGGTGAGCCCAAAGCTGGAAGAACAGGAAAGTTTCAAAGTGCAGTcgtttctcttaaaaaaaaaaaaaagcctcttccCTCCACTCTCTGCCCCTGGACAAAAGCCCAATCCCCAGAGCTGGCTGGCTGTCCGCGAGGCTGGGGCAGGACGAGGTCGTGGGGAGCGGCGTCAGGCCGGGGATCTGCAGAGCCCGGGCCCATGGGGCTTACGCGTAGTGACCGGCGGGTGTCAGGGGGTGATCCCCTCTGTGGTCTAGCTGGTCCTGCAGGCGGGCGAACTCGGCCAGCTCGTTGAGCTCCTGGAACTGCCGGTCCGTCTTATGGCTGACCAGCGAGCGGTAGAAGTGGACGGCAAAGACGATAAAGACCAGGCCGAAGGGGACCATGATGGTGGTGGAGGCGATGGCGGCGGCCTGGCCCGGGGTGATGCTGCCCGTGCTGCCGTTGACGCTGGCCACCACGCCGCCGGCGGTGGGCTTGCTGGTGGGCCGGGGCTGCCCCGGCTGCTTCTTGAGGGGCAAGAACTTGACCCAGCAGAGCAGCACGACCTCGGCCAGGAAGAGCAGCGTGCCGATGACGGTGGAGAAGGCCCAGGCCAGCTCGATGTGGCGGTGCATGCGCTCATGGGGTGACTCCTTGACCGAGTTGAGGTTGTGCACGTTGCTCACCGCCTCGATGTTGGGCAGGATGCAGGTGCTGATCATGAGCGCGAACAGGTGCACGGCCACCAGCACCGTGGTGCAGGCGCTGAAGGCGATGAGCAGCCCTGGCGGGTAGTCGTGGTCGGCGTCCAGCTGTACCTCCACCATCGCTAcctggggggtaggggagaggcgGGCTGAGTGCCAGGGCCCTCACGGCACTCCCACTCCCATCAAGCTCTTGGACCCTGGGCAAAGAACCTGGCCtctcggggcctcagtttccttctctgtgtagTGGGGATAACAGGACCCACTCACTCAGGGCTGACAGGCCTAGTGAAGACAGCAGGTCTGGAGCCCAGGCTGCCGGATCTGAATCCTTGCCAACCACATGTCCTTGGGAAAGTCACAGAGCCTCTCCTGAGCGCCAGCGTCTTTATTTGTAAAACCGAGATATTCCCTCCTAGTTCACAGGATTATTTCCACGATTAAATGAGAGTCCCCGGTACATGGTAAACCTCTCTCCCACGGTCACTGCTGCGCCTAACACCCAGCTAGGTATTCAAACCCAACCACCACTAACAGTTAAGACGGTGTGACGGATATTTTACTCAGATacagcttaatttaaaaaaaaaagaagaaaaaaagaaaagaaaagaaaagaaaagaaagaaagagcaggagcagcaACCACTAACCACCGTCTCTGCTGGCCCCACGTCCGTTCCCCAGCACTGGCTTCTCCTTCATGCCCTGCTCCAGGGACAAGGAGAGGGCTGGGGTAGAGAGAGGAGGCCCTCCCAGGTCAGGCCAGGCCCCTTCTGAGAACACAGTGCGCCAACCAAGAAGGAACGCAGAAGCTTCCTAGAAGACACAGAACCCAGTGCTGCTGCAGTGTGGCTGGGAAGCCATCTCGTCCCCAGCCCCCCTAGCCCCCACTCTGGGCCCCGGGCCCGACAGCTGACGCACTAGCTGCTTCCCGGTTCCTGGAGACGTGCGGACCCAGGGTCATCGGGGACATGTTCTGGGCCTGCCACCTGCTGCTTCTCACCTGGGCCTTGCAAATCACCCTCATGTGAAGGAGGCAGCTCATCAGATCTGGGCCGGGAAGAGCGGGCAGTGGGCACAGTGCCAGGGTCTGCCTGCCCGGGCTGGAGGGACTGGGGCAGCAAGTGCCAATGACTGTACCGTCAAGTATGTTGACCCTTCCCACACAGTGTTTGCTGTGTATGCAGCAGGCGGAGTGGACCAATGCTGAGATGTATCCCCTAGCCCCGTACCAGCTACCCTAACCCTTCCTTACTCACCCTGGGAGAGGGTCGGCTCCTTCTTACCCCACtagctctccttctccctgaatGCCTGGTCCTGTTTGCTTTCACTTCTTACACCTTTCTGTACCCTTACTTTGGCCTGCAAAGACCATGTGGGCCAGTGACTGGAAACATGGGCTCTACAGCCATGCTGCCTGGCTTTGAACCTCCACCCCCTCTGCCCGTTCTTGGGTTTTAAGGCTCCAGGGCAAGCGGCTTCAActttctgggccttggtttccttatctgtaaaatgggaataatggtaCACGATCAGGGGATTGCTGTGAGGACTAAGTTGTTTGTAAGATACTCAGGCCCATGGAAAATACTTCGAGCGTGGCCCAGAGTAAACACTCAATGAAAGtgagctttattattatttttcggCTTAGAAACCTCGTCTCCAAACCCACTACCTCTACATGGAACCCTCTGGGGTTTTCACCCTCCTGGTGGAAGAGCCACACTTGGGATGATGTCAGAACAGCAAGGCCAAAGTGGGGGAGCCTGAGTCCTGGCTCCAGAACCATTCCTGCCTCTTTGTTTGACCCTGGTCAAAACCCTCCCCTCTTGTCTGTAAGAGGAGGGAGGTGACGAGATGCAGGCCTCAGGCTAGAGCTGACATGCGGTCTGACCCCCTTGAGAATCTGGTGAAAATCATGGATACACCCTCCTTAGAATGTtcaggtgtatatatatactcacaGGACTTTTCAGACAGTTTCAATGAGACTCACAGACTTTTTGCCCTACGCTTGTTGCAACGGATGACCATATAACCAGTTCAGCCCAGAAGTTCACAAACAATCCCTACAAACCTGGGGCAGTGCCATCAGGAtatcaactgtttttttttaaagatcactggCCTAACGCCAATCCTGAGAATTCTTAGACCCCACATGTGAGGGCAGGCCACCAGGGCACAAGGAGTTAAGGGACACATCCCAAGCCCCCCTGGTCTCTGTCACCAGGCCTGCTACCCTCGCTGGAAAAGGGGGGCACCCTCTAGCAATGTGTGCCTCCtgccaccacctccccacccccagcacttcCTCTTCCTGTTTTGGCCTGCTGTCCCGGAACCTGAAACCAGAGAAGGGACAAGCAGGAGAGCCCGCTGCTTGGCTGCCCCATGTCCCCTGGCTAAATTTATTCACTTTCTGGAAATGTCCAGATGCATTAGGTCTGTGAGGCCCTGACCTGAGCACTGGGGGGGCACACACTAGTCTGCTCCCTTACAGAACAGATGGTGTCTCCTCCTCTACGTAGccatgaagaatgaatgggttccTTCACTTACAAAGCTCGTGGGTGACCCTGGACAGGTGtttcaacctctctgtgctgCATCTATAAAACAGGGGCCCATTTATGGTTGTTATAAGCATTCAGCAGGCTAAAGAATATAAAACCTTAGAACAGGACCTGGTGTATCATAAGCTTAATAATTATAAGCCACAtcattgttgttctttttttaaattttattttatttatttatttgacagagatcacaagtaggcagagaggcaggcagagagggggaagcaggctccctgctgagcagagagcccgatgcgaggctcgatcctaggaccctgagatcatgacccgagctgaaggcagaggctttaactcactgagccatccaggcaccccacatcattattattcttttacaaataaggaaacagtcCCAGAGAGGTGAGGTCAGCTGTCCCAGAGGTTGTGACTGGTACTAAGTGGAAGCTCTGAACTCAAGTCCACTTGGCTCTAGAGCCTGGGGAACGTAGCAATGCTTTTCCCATAAGGATGCTGCAACCAATCGAACAtttatgttccctctaaatccaCACTTTAAAACCCTAACcctggggcgccggggtggctcagtgggttaaggcctctgcgtttggctcaggtcatgatctcagggtcctgggatcgagccctgcatcaggctctctgctcagcggggagcctgcttctctctctctctctctctgcctgcttgtgatctctgccaaataaataaataaaatcttaaaaaaaaaaaaaaaaatcctaacccTGACTTGATGGCACTGGGACGCAGGGCTTCTGGGAGGTGACGAGGACACAGGATGGAGCCCTCTGAGCAGGATCagtgcccttaaaaaaaaaaagagagagagagacagcaagagcctGGAGAGCCCCATGCCGCTCCTGGGATGGGAGGGGCACTGTGGGTAGACAGCAGCAGTGAGTCAGGAAGCCAGTCCCTCAACAGATTCTGAATCTGCcaccaccttgatcttggacttccagcctccacaagtgggaggaaataaatgtctgttgttcaGAAGCCACCCAGTCTGCCCAGACAGACGTAGTCGGAGGAGATAGATGAGGTCTTGACGTGTAAACATTTAACACGGGGCCAGACCACGGGAGGGACTCAATAAATTTTagttgaaaagaaaagcaggtggcttgaagcagaagaaaaatagcccagcggtgtctggctggctcagctggtagaaaATACagctcctgacctcagggtcctgagttcaaggtccatgctgggtgtagaaattgctgaaataaatgaaattttaaaaaagaaaaaagaaggggcgcctgggtggctcagtgggttaaaagcctctgccttcggctcaggtcatgatcccggggtcctgggatccagccccgcatcaggctccctgttcgatgggaggcctgcttctccctctcccgctccccctgcttgtgttccctcttgctgtctctctctctctctctgtgtcaaataaataaataaaatctgtttaaaaaaaaaaaaaaaggcagagaaaaaaaagaataaccccCCGGACACTGTCAGCTCAGGCTGGAGAGAACGGACACCATGGGCCAAGGTTCTGGCCTCCAGGATGGGTGAGGAGGTCAGATCCCCACTCCAGGCCGAGTCTGCCCCAGTTCCAAGCTGGGACATAAGGAAAGAGTGTGCCCCAAaccacactgggccagatggctACCTTGGCAGGACAGAGACCATCCTTTTCAAACCATTCGTCAAACTCACAGGATTAAGGATGAGAAATCACAGCTACTGGGACATACCTGGCCTGGGGGACCCCAGAACCTGCCAGCCCTCCCCGGTCTTGATCTGCGGGAAGGCTAGGCACAGCAAAGCCTGAAATGCTGGGCACTCCAAGGAAGAGGAAAGGCCTTGATGCCAAGCTCTGGAGGAAACCCCATCACCTTTATCAGCCCCGACAATTCCTGGGACCATACAGGTTGGCTGTGTGTACCGTTCCCACACCGGGGACCAAGTTCAGCGCCATGGGGTTGCAGAAAGATACAATGTGGAGAAGGAACAGACGGCAAGCATCTCGGATCCTGATAAAAACCATTCAGAGCAATACAAGCCACTGTTTTTTCCAGAATGCTTCTCTCTTGGGAGATCCCCACACATACATAGAGAATCAAGTCAAGGGGGCCTGTGGAATCCGGCAGGTGACTCCCAAGGCCCCAGCTGAGTCCCCGAGAGATCCGATCAGATCAGATTGCAAACAGCTTTGCAAGGTAAATATAGCCAGAGTGCTGGTCCGTCAACCCAAAATAAACAGCTCCCAGGCAGCCAAGGGCCTGCCTGAACCTCGCCACACGGGGCCTAACGGGATAGGAAGGACGAGAGACTGCCAGCCCCACCGCACACTGGTCCCTGGACCCCGCACAGGGGCCACTGGGATGCCAATTTTTAAGCATGAGCCAAgaagaggaccatgtgattctgcAACGGGTGGGGCCTGGCTGGCCTTGCCAAGCATTCGCCTGCTACGCCCGGATGCCAACCTCGCCTCACTCCTGCTGGGCTCCATGGAGACCCCCACCACCTGGCGCCTGGAAGTCCAGGCCCTTCGGAGGCAGCCCTCCCGTGCCTGACCCAATCCCAGTGTCCACAGTTGGGAGACCCACCTGTCCTTTCCAAGCCTGGGCTTCACTGTTCACTCTTTTAGCAGAGGGGGTGGCCCTGGAACAAGAGGGCCGCCAAGCAGTCACCCAGGGTCACTGGGAGCTGTCTGAGCCTGCTGGCCCTTCCTCAAGTGCAAACCATCTATTAAGAGATGATCGAGGCCTAGTCTAGTGGTTTACAAACTCTTTTGACCACTACAATCCAGTACTCCAAATGTTTCTATAAATAGATAcacttttataaaagaaacaaaagtttccCCAAACAACACTTCTCCTGAAAGGCCCCCAATAGAGACTATTCTTACAATAAGCAATGCATGCTGctcttttgttctgttctttcatttaaaaaaaaaaaaaaaaaaggctggtgCAAATCACTAAATTTATGTCATAAGCCAAACAGTTGAACCTGCAGGTTCTGGGGAGGACAGACAGGCCCAGGCCTTCTGGACATCTCGCTAATTCCAGCTTCCCCAGGTTTCACCTTCCTCCCCGCCTCTGCACTCTGGGGCCTCCCAGGTGAGGCCAGGACGCCTCACCCGCTGCTGGGAAATGGGTCCTGTCACAGGCTCCCCCACTGCCACAATTACCAAACCTGTTCTAAAGACAGAATTACACGActtgttccccaccccccactcttaTGATCGCATCAGAACTtccaatgaggggcacctgggtggctcagtgagtgggttgagcctctgccttcggctcgagtcatgaactcagggtcctgggatcgagccccacatcaggctctctgctcagcggggagcctgcttccccctctctctctctgcctgcctctctgcctgcttgtgatctctgtcaaataaagaaaatattttaaaaataaaaaataaaataaaatatttaaagtaagtaAGCTAATTAATTAAATGGCAGAATGGAGTAGTTTACCATCAAGACTATGTGGCCTGTAAAGCTGAAAGTATTTACTAtttgaccctttacagaaaaagttggcTCATTTCTGGGTTAGACCAAGGCTCAAAAACCAAACAGGGCTGGCTACCAAATCACAGTCCCACAAGATTCTCCTCGGAAGCAAGGAGTCTGTGGTCCTACCAGTCTGCGGCATTCCTTCTGGGGAGTATATTAAAGGCTACTCAAGGGATGCCGGGCTGGGTCAGTCAGTGGAACGTGTAGggctctcgatctcagggttgtgggttcgagccccaagtttggtgtagagattacttaaaaatagaatttatgaaAGGCTACCCAGAAGTCCCATTAGTGAGCAACCTGGTAGCTTTTGCTCACACACAACCTTCTCGGCTTTACTTCTCCAAGGGACCCGACCCCAACTCCAAACACCGATTTCCATCACTCCACCTTGAGAAACTCTATAGAGTTCTCCTTTGCCAGGCCTGAACCCAACAACCAGCAGAACTCAACAAGGTTCCCCGCTGAAAATTCCAGAAATTTCATGACAGGCATTTGTGAAGTTTTACGAAAGTCTTCTCAGCTAGGCAGGGAGCTCCCCCCTCCTTGGGGCACTCGACAAAGTTCCATTTATAAACAGTCTGGAGTGCACAACCCCACATCTGGAAGGATTCAAAGGCCCAGCTATCAACCAGCTACGGCAGCGGCAGCCAGAGGGCGGGTAAGTAGAAAGGGTTCCAAATCAGACCCACCAGTCCATGAATTCTACTAGCTGGGTATCTTAACCTCTGTGTTTCCATAAAActtagggtttgtttgtttttttttttaagtttttgggttctttttgttttgtattgtttcaaagatcttgtttatttgacagagaggaagagaaagagagcacaagcagggggaggtgcagaaggagaaggagaatcagactctccaatgagcagggagccctacttgggtctcaatcccaggaccccgggatcaccacCCGAGCTAAAGACAGACGCTCAacggactgcaccacccaggtgccccttagcttttgtttttaaagatttttatttatttatttgaaagagagcgagagcacaagcgggacaaggggcagagggagagggagaagcagacccccactaaGTGCAGAGCATCCTGccctcgagatcatgacccgagatgaagttagatgcttaaccggctgagacacccaggtgccctgaacctTAGTTCTTCCATCTATAGTACATACCTTTAAGAGCTGatctgaggattaaataagaatgaaagagaagggtCCAGGCTCATGCCTGGAAATTAGTAAACAGGAACATCATCAAAattattctaggggcgcctgggtggctcagtgggttaaagcctctcccttcggctcaggtcatgatcccggagtcctggaattgagccccgcattgggctctctgctcagcagggagcctgcttcctcctctctctctgcctacttgtgatctctgtcaaaaaaataaataaaatcttaaaaaaaaaaaaaagattattctagAACTCCTTATGTAACTCTTTCCCTCCAAAACCTTGCATGGCTCCCTACTGCCTAAGAGTTCAGACTTTTCAAGGCCTCCCAGTAACGTCTTCCCTGACTGGATTCAACTTTTTCAGCCTCTCCTTACACACTCACAACTCCAAACTACCCCAGCCCCACTGCCTTTCCCTGAGACCCTAAATTTCTCATCTTTGTAACTTTGTTCCCAACCCTTCCTCTGATCAGTGGGCTCTTCCCCATGCCCTAACTCTACGACTTCAAGGTTTAGCTGGAATCATATTCTTCTAGATCAGTTAATCCTTTTAGAGCAGTCCCAGGAGAACAGTGAGTGGGATTCCTGAAAACCTGGGCCAGGTACACCCTAAGTGCTTTGCAAATACTAACTCAAAGaatcttcaggggcacctgggtggctcatttggttaagcgtctgccttcagctcaggtcctgatcccaggctcctgcattgggctccttgctcagtcggaagcctgcttctccctctcctactccctctgcttgtgttccctctctctgtgtcaaataaataaataaaatcttaaaaaaaaaaaaaaaaaaaaaaaagaatcttcacaccaaccctatgaggtaggtactactattatccccattttacaggtaaggaagcCCCAAGGCCCAGAGACATCAAAAAATAACTTCCCCGGGATCTCACGGTTATAAGTAGCAGAGCCGGAATTTGAATCCAAGTTGTCTGGCTACACAGTCCTCGCTCTTACTTTGCTCGGTCATTCTGGACCCTCCCACCTCTGTCCTCCTGCCACTCCGGTAAGTTCTCTTCCACAGCGACCAGGCTACACCAGGGTCACAGGGCTCTGCAGCTTACCAGCCAAGGAACCCTGGGCAAGTCCTTCACCTGGGGACAAGCACCTACCCTCACCAGGTGGTGTGAAGATCACAAAAGAAGGTATAAGTAAAACgcttagcacaatgtctggccTATGACAAGACCCCAGTGAACAAAAGCAACGATTACTATTGGTAATCAGCCCCGTGAGCAGTGAGAGTAAGGTCTCCCTTATCTCCATGCCCGCTGAACTCTGAACATATCCCAGAGGCTCAATGCCTTACAATTTCAGCTCTTTCCTCCAATTGATGTTCACAAAAATTCCAAGCAACTTCTGAACCCAGCTCTGGAACCTGGGAACAAAGGGTGCTCGCGGGCAGAGAACTTGAGGAAGGAACTAATCCAAAAATAATTGATCCCAGGTCGTGGAAAGCATTTTGTTTACGGCAGCAGACTGACCTTCCCAATTATCTTCTGCTTAGGCTAACGTTACAGCCTGCCCTCCCCAGTGAACCAACACTGCCAATGGGTTCACCGTGATCCTGCAGGACACAGGGTTGGGCCAAGGGGGCCGCCTCTCACAGAGATAAATGGAGGCACAGATGACCCGAGTCACAGCCCACAAGGGTACCCTCGGCTCAAGAAGCATCTGCAGCAGATCATGTCCGGCACACAGAGCCCCTGATTTTGGAGTCTGGATGCTGAGCCCAGCAGGGGCCTGTTGTTTCTAGGAATGCCGTCAGGAGTGGGATTCTTGTCTGCAGACTAGAGAGGGTCCAGCTAAGGTGTATACGGTCAGATCCCCAAAATTCCTCCATATCTTGTGGGCCCGGTCAGGACTCTGGATGAATCTTCAGGCAAGTCCATGGCACTGCAGGATATGTCTCCCCTTTGTCCACATGAGAAAACGGGCTCCAGAGTACACAGCCGCTTGTCTGAGATCCCACAGCCTATCTCCCCAGTACATCAGGGCGGCTGGCCAGGCCTTTCCGCCCACCAGCAGGGAGTCTCTCAATCccctccaggctcctgggagACCCTCCTTCAATATCACCTGCTGAACAGGTGAGCCTGGCAGCCTTGCCAACTCTCCCACCCTCGGAGATCAGAGGTCACATCAGTGCCTCTCTGGTTTTCCAGGTCTCTAGGAAGGAAGCCCTCTGGGGGCAGGAAGTTGGTTGTGCTGACTCACCGGCCAAGGGAGAATAGTCCAGGAAATTCACTCACTCTGTTTCCATGGTGCTGGGTCCTGTGGCACCCCCTTCTCTCAGAGGCTCACTCACAAGGCTTGGTGTCTGTCGTAGGGGCTGGGGCACACACAGACCTGCCTCTCGGGTCTGTCTGTCCACCCCAACTCCATTTCTCCCAGACTCACAGCAAACAGTTATCTTCTCTTGTAACTGTATCCCCAGAATGGAGGCCATGATGGGGTTCAGCCCCTCCCTGCTGGAGGAACTTCGGGAGTTCATCTGCGGAGCCAGGAAGCCTTCTCCACCCTGACCAGGGAAAATAAAGGTCCCCAAGATACAAATCTGGGTGATCCAAGGCTCACCCAATGCCACTGGCTGCCCCTGCCTCCTGACTTCCTGCAGTGTTttcagcaggaggaagaggaatgtCTGATTAGGAGGCTGGCCTCTCGAGGACAAAGAGGGCTCCAAAGGGCAGGAAAGTGCCACCCATCCGATCCTCA contains these protein-coding regions:
- the ORAI1 gene encoding calcium release-activated calcium channel protein 1 isoform X2 produces the protein MHPEPAPPPNSSSPELPLSGGSTTSGSRRSRRRSGDGEPPGSPPPPAAVTYPDWIGQSYSEVMSLNEHSMQALSWRKLYLSRAKLKASSRTSALLSGFAMVAMVEVQLDADHDYPPGLLIAFSACTTVLVAVHLFALMISTCILPNIEAVSNVHNLNSVKESPHERMHRHIELAWAFSTVIGTLLFLAEVVLLCWVKFLPLKKQPGQPRPTSKPTAGGVVASVNGSTGSITPGQAAAIASTTIMVPFGLVFIVFAVHFYRSLVSHKTDRQFQELNELAEFARLQDQLDHRGDHPLTPAGHYAFGLTSQ
- the ORAI1 gene encoding calcium release-activated calcium channel protein 1 isoform X4; this translates as MVEVQLDADHDYPPGLLIAFSACTTVLVAVHLFALMISTCILPNIEAVSNVHNLNSVKESPHERMHRHIELAWAFSTVIGTLLFLAEVVLLCWVKFLPLKKQPGQPRPTSKPTAGGVVASVNGSTGSITPGQAAAIASTTIMVPFGLVFIVFAVHFYRSLVSHKTDRQFQELNELAEFARLQDQLDHRGDHPLTPAGHYAGNLCSPRGCLPSSPEVPPRAAPPPSQSHSASPGPMPPGSPLYSCSQER
- the ORAI1 gene encoding calcium release-activated calcium channel protein 1 isoform X3, translated to MHPEPAPPPNSSSPELPLSGGSTTSGSRRSRRRSGDGEPPGSPPPPAAVTYPDWIGQSYSEVMSLNEHSMQALSWRKLYLSRAKLKASSRTSALLSGFAMVAMVEVQLDADHDYPPGLLIAFSACTTVLVAVHLFALMISTCILPNIEAVSNVHNLNSVKESPHERMHRHIELAWAFSTVIGTLLFLAEVVLLCWVKFLPLKKQPGQPRPTSKPTAGGVVASVNGSTGSITPGQAAAIASTTIMVPFGLVFIVFAVHFYRSLVSHKTDRQFQELNELAEFARLQDQLDHRGDHPLTPAGHYA
- the ORAI1 gene encoding calcium release-activated calcium channel protein 1 isoform X1, translating into MHPEPAPPPNSSSPELPLSGGSTTSGSRRSRRRSGDGEPPGSPPPPAAVTYPDWIGQSYSEVMSLNEHSMQALSWRKLYLSRAKLKASSRTSALLSGFAMVAMVEVQLDADHDYPPGLLIAFSACTTVLVAVHLFALMISTCILPNIEAVSNVHNLNSVKESPHERMHRHIELAWAFSTVIGTLLFLAEVVLLCWVKFLPLKKQPGQPRPTSKPTAGGVVASVNGSTGSITPGQAAAIASTTIMVPFGLVFIVFAVHFYRSLVSHKTDRQFQELNELAEFARLQDQLDHRGDHPLTPAGHYAGNLCSPRGCLPSSPEVPPRAAPPPSQSHSASPGPMPPGSPLYSCSQER